In a genomic window of Quercus lobata isolate SW786 chromosome 4, ValleyOak3.0 Primary Assembly, whole genome shotgun sequence:
- the LOC115984359 gene encoding uncharacterized protein LOC115984359: protein MDFERMILIVVLCLCLASSYQVNGTRIASKEEELELERQLKLINKPPVKSIQTEFGSIVDCVDINKQLAFDHPLLKDHKIQERPRFALRRIKNAGLSRNKHSLIGLMKDACLLGTVPVRRTTKEDLIAIRSMSNNIYPQTADSRGVYGAMIQMRYLPGRSYTRVQGNIAVYNPNVKQGDSYAAIQIINGEEYKTNAINTGWMVSPTIYGGAKYSIFFTHWTTDGSKTTGCLNLNCPGFVQIDRRVYPGAPITNVSIPYGPHFEIAVSIFKDLFGSWWVSYDGINIGYYPAKIFNNFANPQIVGWGGVVVTPNPPTGVSPPMGSGVFPDRKYEHSCYIRFAQYTNNLGIEDGPHGDNYEKIIDCPSHYSVRDPVYRGNLGYTFDFGGPGGKCGS from the exons ATGGATTTTGAAAGAATGATCCTAATTGTAGTTTTGTGTCTATGTTTGGCAAGTAGCTATCAGGTGAATGGAACTCGAATTGCATccaaagaagaggaattggAGTTAGAAAGACAACTAAAGCTCATAAACAAACCTCCTGTTAAAAGCATTCAG ACGGAGTTTGGATCTATTGTTGACTGTGTCGATATCAATAAACAATTGGCTTTTGACCATCCTTTGTTGAAAGATCACAAGATCCAG gaaAGACCTCGTTTTGCACTAAGAAGAATAAAGAATGCAGGTCTCTCACGAAATAAACATTCATTGATTGGTTTAATGAAAGATGCTTGTCTGTTAGGAACTGTCCCTGTTCGTAGGACAACAAAAGAAGACCTCATAGCAATCAGGTCAATGTCAAATAACATTTATCCTCAAACAGCAGACTCTCGCGGTGTTTAT GGTGCAATGATCCAAATGCGATACTTACCAGGTCGTAGCTACACTAGAGTTCAAGGAAACATCGCTGTCTATAATCCTAATGTTAAGCAGGGAGACAGCTATGCAGCAATACAGATCATTAATGGCGAAGAATATAAAACGAATGCTATCAATACGGGATGGatg GTTTCTCCAACAATATACGGTGGTGCTaagtattctattttttttacacattgGACA actgaCGGTTCTAAAACGACAGGCTGCTTGAATCTTAATTGCCCAGGTTTTGTGCAAATTGACAGAAGAGTTTATCCCGGGGCACCTATAACTAATGTATCCATTCCTTACGGTCCTCATTTTGAGATTGCAGTCTCTATTTTTAAG GATCTTTTTGGCAGTTGGTGGGTATCATACGATGGTATTAATATTGGATATTATCCAGCAAAGATATTTAACAATTTCGCTAATCCTCAAATTGTTGGTTGGGGAGGTGTCGTTGTCACTCCTAATCCCCCAACTGGAGTTAGCCCACCCATGGGATCTGGAGTATTTCCAGACCGCAAGTATGAGCATTCATGTTATATTAGATTTGCTCAATATACAAATAATTTAGGAATCGAAGATGGGCCTCATGGTGATAATTATGAGAAAATTATTGATTGTCCTAGCCATTATAGCGTAAGGGATCCTGTATATCGTGGGAACCTGGGATACACCTTCGATTTTGGTGGCCCAGGTGGAAAATGTGGCagttaa